The nucleotide sequence TCAGTCCTCGGTGATCTTGTTGTGGCCGCGAGGCGTGTTCTTGTTGATCTTGTCCCGCGCCGCCTGGTCCTTCATCCGCGCGATGTCCGCCTGCGTCTGCTCGTGACGGTTCGAATCGATCCGGTCATAGGCGTCGTCCATGACGGCCCCCAGCCCCCGTCCCACCACGGCAGCCCCGCCAATGGCCTTCCCCACGCCCCGCACGACCGAGCCGCTGCCCGGATACACGAGGTCCGCCACCCCGGAGACCAGGCCCACGGCCCCCGCGACCTTGCCGATGGCGTCGTAGGTCTTGTCCCGCTGCTGCTGGCTCGCGGAACGGCCATTCCCCGCGGCCTCGATGCCGGCCATGACCGGGTCCTCCGCCGGCTCCTCCCCCGAGGAGGGCATGCTGAAGGGGTCTTCCGTCTGGGAGCGGTTGCTCCCGAAGAAGCCCCCCTCGTCATCCGGCATGACGGCCGGCATCTGCAAATCCGCCTGGCCTCCGGGACGCCGGAGCGGCTCGGGAGCGTCGGAGAAGAACCCCGCTCCAGGCTTCCGGCCCGGATGCGGAAACTCCTCCTGGGGCGGGGTGGGCCCGCGCGGACGGAGCCGCACCTCTTCCACCCGCGCGGTGTTGGACTGCGGAGCCTCGTCCTCTTCGTCGAAGAAGCCAGCCATGTTTCCCCCTCATGGGATTATTCCCACGGCGCTGCACTCCCAATCCTGGGCCGCGAAGTGCGACCCCGTCAAGACAGGGGGTGGAGGGGGACGCGGCGGGTCCCGCCGTCAGGGAAGCTGTCCCAGCAGTTCGAAGAGGGCCTCGCGCGTCAGCCCCGCCGCGTCGCGCGCCACCGTCTCCAGCAGCCCCCTGGCACGGCCCAACCGGGCCGGGTCTGCTTCCTCCAGCGCGGCCACGGCGGCCTCCTGGAGCTCGCGCGACGCGGCCGGGCCCAGCTGGCCCTTCAGCAGGAAGAGGGCCTCCGCCGCCGGAGCGCCGGAGCGAACCAGCGCCACGGCGGAGCGGGCCGCGACGTGTGGACTCTCGTCGCGGAGGTGCTCGCGCAGGGCCGCGATGGCCTCGGGCGACAGCGGACCGCGCAACCCCAGCAACGCCGCCGCTTCCTGCCGGATGGGCGCTTCCGGCGCGGTCAGCGGGCGCAGCAGCGCGGACTCCAAGCCTGGCAACGCGGGCGCGGGCCGCGCATCTCCGTTCAACTCCTCCAACAGGCCCCGCAGCGACACCAGGGCCAGGTAGAGGCGCGCTCCGTCGGAGTCGCGCACCTGCTCCAGCAGCCGGGGCGCGGTGAGGTCCGGCGCCAACGGGGCGAGCGCGGCCAGGGACTCCAGCGCGGAGAGGGCCACGGCCTCCTCGTCCTCCAGGAGGGCCAGCAACTGGCGCAGCTCCGACGCCGCGGCGGTTCCCAACCGCCCCACGACGCGCGCCATGGCGCCGCGCACGGAGGCCCTCGGGTGCTGGAACAGCCCGTCCAGCGCGGCGAGCTGGAAGGGATCCACCCGGCACACCCCGGCGAGCACGCTCGCGGCGTTCTCCAGCGCCGGGGCGTCCGCCTCCATCCGCGTCAGCGAAGCCAGCACGCTCTGGACGGCGAGCCCGGCGAGGCCCGGCTGCGGAGGCCACCAGCTGCGCTGCAACAGGAACAGCAGGGGCTCCGTGACCGCCGTCCCGGGCCGCCCCAGCTCCTCCAGGAGCGCTCGCGCGGTCCGCTCCCGCGCCGCCGGCTCCCCGGATATCAGCAGCTCCTCCAACGCCGACTGCGCCTCCTCGCGTGTTCCCGCATCGTGCGAGGACAGCCGCCCCAACCCTTCCTCCACCGTGCGGACACGGCCCTTGCTGCGCTCCGAAGACATGGCTCCACGCTAGCGCAACACCCCGGGGGCCCGGGGCTTCAACACACTGCTCAGACCTGCGCTATCTGGATGAGGTTCCCGCAAGTGTCCTCGAACACAGCGACGGTGACGGGGCCCATGACGGTGGGCTTGCTGCGGAACACCACGCCGAGTTTCACCATGCGTTCATATTCCGCTTCACAGTCATCCACGCCGAACGACGTCAACGGGATGCCCGC is from Corallococcus exiguus and encodes:
- a CDS encoding HEAT repeat domain-containing protein, with amino-acid sequence MSSERSKGRVRTVEEGLGRLSSHDAGTREEAQSALEELLISGEPAARERTARALLEELGRPGTAVTEPLLFLLQRSWWPPQPGLAGLAVQSVLASLTRMEADAPALENAASVLAGVCRVDPFQLAALDGLFQHPRASVRGAMARVVGRLGTAAASELRQLLALLEDEEAVALSALESLAALAPLAPDLTAPRLLEQVRDSDGARLYLALVSLRGLLEELNGDARPAPALPGLESALLRPLTAPEAPIRQEAAALLGLRGPLSPEAIAALREHLRDESPHVAARSAVALVRSGAPAAEALFLLKGQLGPAASRELQEAAVAALEEADPARLGRARGLLETVARDAAGLTREALFELLGQLP